The Thermoleophilum album genome includes a window with the following:
- a CDS encoding Flp family type IVb pilin, with product MSIEPFTTAYYRAGAATHACACDLQRRLASALRSERGQGTVEYVALILLVALVMAGVVASVKGFKTDKGGTLADALLNKISDAIDKVKF from the coding sequence ATGTCGATCGAACCCTTCACGACCGCCTACTACCGCGCCGGTGCGGCGACGCATGCCTGCGCTTGCGACCTGCAGCGGCGGCTCGCCAGCGCATTGCGCAGCGAACGCGGCCAAGGGACGGTCGAGTACGTGGCACTGATCCTCTTGGTCGCCCTCGTGATGGCCGGGGTGGTTGCGTCCGTCAAAGGTTTCAAGACCGACAAGGGCGGCACGCTCGCCGACGCCTTGCTCAACAAGATCAGCGACGCAATCGACAAGGTGAAGTTCTGA
- a CDS encoding TldD/PmbA family protein: MTSVDAAQVAESALIAARRAGAEDADAWAERRHTRRIVVWREAVEELGEAVSCGVGVRAFVGGSYGFAFASGFDREAVADAARAAVELARVADPEPGCGLPESCGETAIEGLADARLREHTVEDCVELTRRCERAARDHPRVSEVEHVVYQDAWTEIALANSRDFTGSFTASSAWLYCTAFAGDGADRMTGFGLALARSPAGLDAAAAGREAAQRAALLEGAHKPPSRRCPVLLDPFVAAGLIGVLGEMLSAEQVERGRSPFAGCVGKEVAAPTLQISDDATLADGPASAPFDGEGSPARCTRLIEQGRLRGFLHDVRTARRAGTQTTANAVRVAYHSPPAVGPSNTVVEPGELSFTQLLRELDDGLYVTEISGLHSGIDPVSGRFSVGASGVLVRGGELGAPVRELTIAGSLPDLLRGVVAVGRERRWLPVRGSVATPALLVDGLVVSGR, translated from the coding sequence GTGACGAGCGTCGACGCTGCGCAGGTAGCGGAGTCGGCGCTGATCGCGGCGCGCCGCGCCGGAGCCGAGGATGCCGACGCCTGGGCCGAGCGGCGACACACGCGGCGCATCGTGGTTTGGCGAGAGGCGGTCGAGGAGCTCGGCGAGGCGGTGTCCTGCGGCGTCGGCGTACGTGCCTTCGTGGGCGGCAGCTACGGCTTCGCTTTCGCATCGGGGTTCGACCGGGAAGCGGTGGCGGACGCCGCGCGCGCCGCCGTGGAACTAGCACGGGTCGCCGACCCGGAGCCCGGCTGCGGTCTCCCGGAAAGCTGCGGGGAGACCGCGATCGAGGGTCTGGCGGACGCGCGGTTGCGCGAGCACACGGTCGAGGATTGCGTCGAGCTGACCCGCCGCTGCGAGCGTGCGGCACGCGACCACCCGCGGGTCAGCGAGGTCGAGCACGTCGTCTACCAGGACGCTTGGACCGAGATCGCGCTGGCCAACTCGCGGGACTTCACGGGATCTTTCACGGCAAGCTCGGCGTGGCTCTACTGCACAGCATTTGCGGGCGACGGGGCCGATCGCATGACCGGCTTCGGGCTCGCGCTTGCGCGCTCGCCGGCAGGGCTCGACGCGGCCGCTGCGGGTCGCGAGGCCGCGCAGCGGGCAGCACTGCTGGAGGGCGCGCACAAGCCACCGAGTCGACGCTGCCCGGTTCTGCTCGACCCGTTCGTGGCGGCCGGTCTGATCGGCGTGCTCGGGGAGATGCTGTCGGCCGAGCAGGTGGAACGCGGCCGCTCACCGTTCGCCGGTTGTGTCGGTAAAGAAGTGGCAGCGCCGACCCTGCAAATAAGCGACGACGCGACCCTCGCCGACGGCCCCGCAAGCGCGCCCTTCGATGGCGAGGGGTCGCCTGCGCGCTGCACTCGCTTAATCGAGCAAGGCCGCTTGCGGGGGTTCCTGCACGACGTGCGCACGGCTCGCCGCGCTGGTACCCAGACGACCGCCAATGCGGTGCGCGTCGCCTACCACTCGCCGCCCGCCGTGGGACCTTCGAACACCGTCGTCGAGCCCGGCGAGCTGTCGTTCACGCAACTGCTACGTGAACTCGATGACGGCCTCTACGTGACCGAGATAAGCGGCCTGCACTCCGGCATCGACCCGGTATCGGGCAGGTTCTCGGTAGGGGCCTCCGGTGTGTTAGTGCGGGGCGGGGAGCTGGGTGCGCCAGTGCGCGAGTTGACGATCGCCGGCTCGCTACCGGACCTCCTGCGCGGGGTTGTGGCGGTGGGGCGCGAGCGCCGCTGGCTGCCGGTAAGGGGAAGCGTCGCGACGCCAGCCCTGCTTGTCGACGGCCTAGTGGTCTCCGGGCGCTGA
- a CDS encoding TldD/PmbA family protein yields the protein MITTDLADQLLARLLRRGGDFAEVYAEERHALTLSRDDRRLERPQRGHELGTCLRLVVGGSTYYGYVDGLGEADLLALADSIASAGRSGRGKVITPGPPSDRRRHPVAVDPEEVETQRKAELLAAVDEAARARGKEVVQARAGYAESLRRVAIFNSEGVAAHDQRVRVRLSCQVVARRGDRVESGVETLGGHAGFELVAEAGERVGAEAARKALALLDAVEAPTGELPVVVGNGFGGVLLHEAVGHGLEADAVQKGASVYAGRLGEQLAASFVTAYDDGSRLGAWGSDGCDDEGTPTQRTTIIEEGRLVSYLFDLTRARSAGVESTGNGRRQSYRHAPLPRMTNTYFAPGDAKPEELIAEIDRGVYAISFGGGQVEPATGDFVFGVSEGYLIEGGRVTAPVRGATLVGNGLEVLKAIDGIADDLEIATGFCGKAGQSVPAGVGQPHVRLRSITVGGTGS from the coding sequence GTGATCACGACCGACCTCGCTGACCAGCTACTTGCCCGCCTGCTCAGACGAGGGGGCGACTTCGCCGAGGTTTACGCGGAGGAGCGGCACGCCTTGACGCTCTCGCGCGACGACCGGCGCCTCGAGCGCCCGCAGCGGGGGCACGAGCTAGGTACCTGTCTGCGCCTAGTGGTTGGCGGCTCGACCTACTACGGCTACGTCGATGGACTCGGCGAAGCCGATCTCTTGGCGCTCGCCGACTCGATCGCAAGCGCCGGGCGGAGTGGTCGCGGCAAAGTGATAACGCCGGGGCCGCCGAGCGACCGGCGTCGGCATCCGGTCGCCGTCGACCCCGAAGAGGTCGAGACCCAGCGCAAGGCTGAGCTGCTTGCGGCTGTCGACGAGGCGGCGCGGGCGCGCGGCAAGGAGGTCGTCCAGGCGCGCGCCGGCTACGCGGAATCGCTTCGGCGAGTCGCGATCTTCAACTCCGAGGGCGTCGCCGCTCACGACCAGAGGGTGCGCGTCCGGCTCAGCTGCCAAGTAGTGGCCCGCCGCGGCGACCGCGTTGAGAGCGGTGTCGAAACGCTCGGTGGACACGCTGGTTTCGAGCTGGTGGCGGAGGCCGGCGAGCGCGTCGGGGCCGAGGCGGCGCGCAAGGCGCTCGCTCTGCTCGATGCCGTGGAGGCTCCGACCGGCGAACTACCCGTCGTTGTCGGCAACGGTTTCGGCGGGGTGCTTCTGCACGAGGCGGTTGGACACGGGCTGGAGGCCGATGCAGTGCAGAAAGGGGCGAGCGTCTACGCCGGGCGGCTCGGCGAGCAGCTGGCGGCGAGCTTCGTCACCGCCTACGACGATGGTTCCCGACTCGGGGCTTGGGGAAGCGACGGCTGCGACGATGAAGGCACACCGACTCAGCGCACCACGATCATCGAGGAGGGGCGACTCGTCTCCTACCTGTTCGACCTCACGCGGGCCCGCTCGGCGGGGGTCGAGTCGACCGGTAACGGCCGCCGACAGTCTTATCGCCACGCCCCGTTGCCGAGAATGACCAACACCTACTTCGCGCCCGGCGACGCCAAGCCGGAAGAGCTGATCGCCGAGATCGACCGCGGCGTCTACGCGATCTCGTTCGGGGGCGGCCAAGTCGAGCCGGCGACCGGCGACTTCGTGTTCGGTGTCAGCGAGGGCTACTTGATCGAAGGGGGCCGAGTGACGGCGCCGGTTCGCGGCGCAACGCTCGTCGGCAACGGGCTCGAGGTGCTGAAGGCGATCGACGGCATCGCCGACGATTTGGAGATCGCGACCGGCTTCTGCGGCAAGGCGGGACAGTCGGTGCCTGCCGGGGTTGGGCAACCGCACGTGCGACTGCGCTCGATCACGGTCGGAGGGACCGGTTCGTGA
- a CDS encoding cation diffusion facilitator family transporter translates to MAEGGYAGGQLRHAGGQLALRKSRAAALSIASNSLLIVLKLGAGLATGSIAILTEAVHSAIDLVASLVAFASVRKAHQPPDRSHPYGHEKIENLAAAIEGVLILVGAAVIAYESVRRLTGGGELRLLWTGVVVIALSLAVNVAVSRYLYRRARETDSPALAGDAAHLSTDALTSAGVLVALVLVELTGFEALDPITALVVAAVIVVAGVKLLNQSSRVLVDESLPEGELELIREAVEGHEAREVLGFHKLRARRAGSRRYVDMHVQFGRGTSLERAHELAHELQRRIEERLGKADVLIHLEPEGAANGDDSEAADAPAGQVRASRPRRES, encoded by the coding sequence ATGGCAGAAGGGGGCTACGCAGGCGGCCAGTTGCGCCACGCAGGCGGCCAGTTGGCGCTGCGTAAGTCGCGCGCGGCGGCGCTCTCAATCGCCTCCAACTCGCTGCTCATAGTTCTCAAGTTGGGGGCCGGGTTGGCGACCGGCTCGATTGCGATCCTCACAGAGGCCGTTCACTCCGCTATCGACCTGGTCGCGTCGCTGGTCGCCTTCGCTTCGGTTCGCAAGGCCCATCAGCCACCCGACCGCAGTCACCCCTACGGCCACGAGAAGATCGAGAACCTGGCGGCGGCGATCGAGGGCGTTCTGATTCTGGTCGGTGCCGCGGTCATCGCCTACGAGTCGGTGCGACGGTTGACGGGCGGCGGCGAGTTGCGCTTGCTCTGGACGGGTGTGGTGGTGATCGCGCTGTCCCTGGCGGTAAACGTCGCGGTCAGCCGCTACCTCTACCGGCGCGCCCGCGAGACCGACTCGCCGGCGCTCGCCGGCGACGCGGCGCACCTGTCGACCGACGCGCTGACCTCGGCGGGCGTGCTGGTTGCGCTGGTGTTGGTTGAGCTCACCGGTTTCGAGGCGCTCGACCCAATCACGGCGCTGGTTGTCGCGGCGGTGATCGTCGTCGCCGGCGTGAAGCTACTCAACCAATCTTCGCGCGTGCTCGTCGACGAGAGCCTCCCCGAGGGCGAGCTCGAACTGATCCGAGAGGCCGTCGAGGGGCACGAGGCACGCGAGGTACTGGGCTTCCACAAGCTCCGGGCGCGGCGGGCAGGGAGTAGGCGGTACGTCGATATGCACGTGCAGTTCGGCCGCGGTACAAGCCTCGAACGGGCGCACGAGCTGGCGCACGAGCTGCAGCGGCGGATCGAAGAGCGACTGGGCAAGGCCGACGTCCTGATCCACCTCGAACCCGAGGGAGCCGCAAACGGCGACGACTCCGAGGCGGCGGACGCCCCGGCGGGGCAGGTCCGTGCGTCCAGGCCGCGTCGAGAGAGCTAA
- the asnB gene encoding asparagine synthase (glutamine-hydrolyzing) produces MCGVGAILDPAGSFPEEVDRLMLAALRHRGPDGEGAATLGPVRLVHTRLAIVDPLGGAQPLRSEDGRVVAVVNGEIYNHLPLRKALEERGHRFTTGSDCEVVVHGYEEWGTDVFTRLNGIFAAALWDAAAQRLVLVRDPLGVKPLYWWSDGRRLLAASEIKALLAAGVPVGGIDHVALDHFLAWRFVPAPRTLFAGIRKLPATSLLVAVVGGPPRVSTYRRPPAAHFQDLDDQELAEELRNRLLDAVERQMMSDVPYGALLSGGVDSAAIVAAMAQRSSEPPQTFTIGFPGAGPTLDERTAARRTAELLGTRHHETSFTAGEMADAVAQAIAHLEEPCGIPSAPVLLELARFARRQVKVVLAGQGADEPHGGYRRHQAAFALRALTALPWPLGPLARGLARQAPRSPALRRLAALAGTRPTTAALGRLVEVAGPDLRRRLTGSLPTEAEVERAALVAEVAADVADRDLVEQALYVDTHLWLPDHLLIANDKMTMAAGLELRVPYLDLELLRFVERIPGRRRVRPRRGKYLHRLAVSGLLPQELVARPKHGFATPYERWLRAELGAEVERRYQPGAAVTELIDGEAVADLVRAHRSGRANYAQTLYCLLELAAWVDCFEHGYPPLAGAAAQAVGPEVAGPATEPGVAGP; encoded by the coding sequence ATGTGCGGCGTAGGCGCGATCCTCGATCCCGCAGGCTCCTTTCCGGAGGAGGTCGACCGGCTGATGCTCGCTGCCCTCCGCCACCGCGGCCCGGATGGCGAGGGCGCAGCCACGCTCGGCCCCGTCCGGCTCGTGCATACGCGCCTGGCGATCGTCGATCCGCTGGGCGGAGCGCAACCGCTGCGCAGCGAAGACGGCCGCGTGGTGGCGGTGGTCAATGGCGAGATCTACAACCACCTGCCGCTGCGCAAGGCGCTCGAGGAGCGCGGCCATCGCTTCACGACCGGCTCCGACTGCGAGGTCGTCGTGCACGGCTACGAGGAGTGGGGCACGGACGTCTTCACGCGCCTCAACGGCATCTTCGCGGCAGCACTCTGGGACGCCGCCGCCCAACGCCTGGTGCTGGTGCGCGACCCGCTCGGCGTCAAGCCGCTCTACTGGTGGAGCGACGGCCGTCGCCTGCTCGCAGCTTCGGAGATCAAGGCGCTGCTCGCGGCCGGGGTGCCCGTCGGCGGCATCGACCACGTGGCGCTCGATCACTTTCTCGCCTGGCGCTTCGTGCCGGCGCCGCGAACCCTGTTCGCCGGTATCCGCAAGCTGCCGGCGACCTCCCTGCTGGTGGCGGTGGTCGGCGGTCCGCCGCGGGTGTCGACCTACCGGCGGCCACCTGCCGCCCATTTCCAGGACCTCGACGACCAGGAGCTGGCCGAGGAGCTACGCAACCGCCTGCTCGACGCGGTCGAGCGGCAGATGATGTCCGACGTTCCCTACGGGGCGCTGCTCAGCGGCGGCGTCGACTCGGCCGCCATCGTCGCCGCCATGGCGCAGCGCTCGAGCGAGCCGCCGCAGACGTTCACGATCGGCTTTCCGGGCGCTGGCCCGACGCTCGACGAGCGCACCGCGGCCCGTCGGACCGCCGAGCTTCTGGGCACCCGACACCACGAGACCAGTTTCACCGCCGGTGAGATGGCGGACGCTGTTGCGCAGGCGATCGCGCACCTCGAGGAGCCCTGCGGCATCCCCTCGGCACCGGTCCTGCTCGAGCTCGCACGCTTTGCGCGCCGCCAAGTGAAGGTCGTGCTCGCCGGCCAGGGGGCCGACGAGCCGCACGGCGGCTACCGGCGCCATCAGGCTGCTTTCGCGCTGCGTGCCCTCACTGCACTGCCATGGCCGCTCGGCCCGCTCGCGCGCGGTCTGGCCCGACAAGCACCACGCTCGCCTGCGCTTCGGCGCCTGGCTGCGCTGGCCGGGACGCGTCCGACGACAGCGGCACTCGGGCGCCTGGTCGAGGTCGCCGGACCCGACCTGCGTCGCCGCCTCACCGGCAGTCTGCCCACCGAGGCCGAGGTGGAACGGGCGGCGTTGGTCGCCGAGGTCGCAGCCGACGTGGCCGACCGCGATCTCGTCGAACAGGCGCTGTACGTCGACACACACCTGTGGCTGCCCGACCATCTGCTGATCGCCAACGACAAGATGACGATGGCGGCGGGGCTCGAGTTGCGAGTCCCGTACCTCGACCTCGAGCTACTGCGCTTCGTCGAGCGGATCCCCGGGCGCCGTCGCGTGCGACCGAGGCGCGGCAAGTACTTGCATCGCTTGGCGGTCAGCGGGCTCTTGCCGCAGGAGCTGGTGGCGCGACCGAAGCACGGCTTCGCGACCCCCTACGAGCGCTGGTTGCGGGCGGAACTCGGCGCCGAGGTGGAGCGCCGTTACCAGCCCGGCGCAGCGGTTACAGAACTGATCGACGGCGAGGCCGTGGCCGACTTGGTTCGCGCGCACCGCTCGGGCCGCGCCAACTACGCGCAAACGCTGTACTGCCTGCTCGAGCTGGCGGCGTGGGTGGATTGCTTCGAGCACGGTTACCCGCCACTAGCAGGGGCCGCCGCGCAAGCGGTCGGACCAGAGGTCGCCGGCCCAGCGACTGAACCCGGGGTCGCCGGCCCATGA
- a CDS encoding HU family DNA-binding protein translates to MTKSEFIDRVAAKTNFTKADAERAVNAFLEVVTETLKRGGEVNFTGFGKFSVSKRAARQGVNPRTGERIKIAAAKVPRFTPGSQLKNAVK, encoded by the coding sequence GTGACGAAGTCGGAGTTCATCGATCGAGTAGCTGCGAAGACGAACTTCACGAAGGCCGATGCCGAGCGCGCGGTCAACGCTTTTCTCGAGGTTGTTACCGAGACGCTGAAGCGGGGCGGCGAAGTCAACTTCACTGGCTTCGGGAAGTTCTCCGTGAGCAAGCGCGCCGCCCGCCAGGGCGTCAACCCGCGCACCGGCGAGCGCATCAAGATCGCGGCCGCCAAGGTGCCGCGTTTCACGCCCGGCTCGCAGCTGAAGAACGCGGTCAAGTAG
- a CDS encoding glycosyltransferase family 4 protein, which translates to MTRPSAAPPTGSERRARILFVHSRKASFVEIDRAILAERFEVEDLYQPGRLPPADVALRVARCDLVFGWFASWHTGPPITLAWLLGKPSVLVIGGFDTANMPEIGYGLQQGGFRRFASRFVMRRASRLVTNSRYSLQEITRNTPIPPERVTVIYHGVPDPYGTLPPTPREPLVVSVGYIDRTTLVQKGQQAFVETARLLPDVRFVLAGPWLDDAVEQLRAKAPANLEFTGWLEEPQLRELMARAAVYVQASRHEGFGMAVAEAMLAGAIPVVVDATAMPEVVGDAGVIVPDPQPETLAAGVRRALELPETARERARRRVLERFPLERRREALLALVESALRSR; encoded by the coding sequence ATGACGCGACCAAGCGCGGCACCGCCCACGGGCAGCGAGCGACGTGCGCGGATCCTCTTCGTGCACAGCCGCAAGGCCAGCTTCGTGGAGATCGACCGCGCGATCCTCGCCGAACGCTTCGAGGTCGAGGACCTCTACCAGCCCGGGCGCCTGCCCCCCGCCGACGTGGCCTTGCGGGTTGCGCGCTGCGACCTCGTTTTCGGTTGGTTCGCCTCCTGGCACACCGGCCCCCCAATCACCCTCGCCTGGCTGCTCGGCAAGCCCTCGGTGCTAGTGATCGGTGGCTTCGACACGGCGAACATGCCGGAGATCGGTTACGGGCTCCAACAGGGCGGCTTTCGGCGCTTCGCCAGCCGCTTCGTGATGCGACGAGCCAGCCGCCTCGTGACGAACTCGCGTTACTCGCTCCAGGAGATCACACGCAACACGCCGATCCCGCCGGAGCGGGTGACCGTGATCTATCACGGCGTTCCGGATCCCTACGGCACCCTCCCGCCGACGCCGCGCGAGCCGCTGGTCGTCTCGGTCGGCTACATCGATCGCACGACGCTCGTACAGAAAGGCCAACAGGCGTTCGTGGAAACCGCGCGCCTGCTGCCCGACGTGCGGTTCGTTCTCGCCGGCCCCTGGCTCGACGATGCGGTCGAGCAGCTGCGGGCGAAGGCGCCTGCGAACCTCGAGTTCACCGGCTGGCTTGAAGAGCCACAGCTACGGGAGCTGATGGCGCGGGCCGCGGTTTACGTACAAGCCTCGCGGCATGAGGGGTTCGGGATGGCGGTCGCCGAGGCGATGCTGGCCGGTGCGATCCCGGTCGTCGTCGATGCCACCGCGATGCCCGAGGTCGTCGGCGACGCTGGTGTGATCGTGCCAGACCCGCAACCGGAGACGCTCGCGGCGGGCGTCCGCCGGGCGCTCGAGCTACCCGAGACCGCGCGCGAGCGCGCGCGTCGTCGGGTGCTTGAGCGCTTTCCGCTCGAACGGCGACGCGAAGCCCTGCTCGCGTTGGTCGAGAGCGCTCTGCGCAGCCGCTAG
- the rph gene encoding ribonuclease PH, giving the protein MRAGGRRADQLRPVSIEPDFVRTALGSALIAIGGTRVICTASVEDRVPAWLEGSGEGWLTAEYGMLPASTGERKQRDGARGRPDGRTVEIQRLIGRALRAVVDRKRLGARTVWIDCDVLEADGGTRCAAITGAYVALALAVRRLRERGAIEEDPLRASVAAVSCGVVDGWALLDLDYAEDSRAEVDMNVVLADARDIVEVQATAEEAPFARARLDELLALASAGCESLRQAQCAALAAANDR; this is encoded by the coding sequence GTGCGTGCTGGTGGCCGCCGAGCCGACCAGCTGAGGCCGGTTTCGATCGAACCCGACTTCGTGCGCACGGCGCTTGGCTCGGCCCTGATCGCGATCGGCGGAACAAGGGTGATCTGTACGGCGAGCGTCGAGGATCGCGTGCCGGCGTGGCTGGAGGGCAGCGGCGAGGGTTGGCTAACCGCCGAGTACGGGATGCTCCCGGCTTCGACCGGTGAGCGCAAGCAACGCGACGGGGCGCGCGGACGGCCGGACGGGCGCACCGTCGAGATTCAGCGGCTGATCGGACGGGCGCTGCGGGCGGTGGTAGACCGCAAGCGCCTCGGAGCGCGCACAGTCTGGATCGACTGTGACGTGCTCGAGGCCGACGGCGGTACCCGCTGCGCTGCGATCACGGGCGCCTACGTCGCGCTGGCACTGGCGGTCCGGCGCCTGCGCGAGCGAGGCGCGATCGAAGAGGACCCCTTGCGTGCCTCGGTGGCAGCGGTCTCCTGCGGTGTGGTGGACGGTTGGGCCCTGCTCGATCTCGACTATGCAGAGGATTCACGCGCCGAGGTCGACATGAACGTCGTGCTTGCCGATGCTCGCGACATCGTCGAGGTGCAGGCCACCGCCGAAGAGGCACCTTTCGCGCGCGCTCGTCTCGACGAGTTGCTGGCGCTCGCGAGCGCCGGCTGCGAAAGCTTGCGGCAAGCGCAGTGCGCGGCTCTTGCCGCAGCCAACGATCGCTGA
- the rdgB gene encoding RdgB/HAM1 family non-canonical purine NTP pyrophosphatase, giving the protein MRLVVATRNPHKLAELERLLAPLELEPLPSGVELPPETGSSFRENALIKARAAARATGRPAIADDSGICVPALGGAPGVNSARFAGETASDAENLAKLVEEMRGHPDRFAYYVCVLAYVVPREGREIVVEGRCDGNLADAPRGSGGFGYDPLFVPLEIGDGRTMAELTQQEKNAISHRGRAAQALLAALGEESSR; this is encoded by the coding sequence GTGCGCCTAGTCGTAGCGACCCGCAACCCGCACAAACTTGCTGAGCTCGAACGCCTGCTCGCGCCGCTCGAGCTCGAGCCGTTGCCGAGTGGGGTAGAGCTTCCGCCGGAGACCGGCTCGAGTTTCCGCGAGAACGCTCTCATCAAGGCTCGTGCCGCCGCTCGCGCGACCGGCAGGCCGGCGATCGCCGACGACTCCGGTATCTGCGTGCCGGCCCTCGGCGGCGCGCCCGGCGTGAACTCCGCGCGCTTTGCGGGCGAGACGGCAAGTGACGCGGAGAATCTCGCGAAGCTCGTGGAGGAGATGCGGGGTCACCCCGATCGCTTTGCCTACTACGTGTGTGTGCTTGCCTACGTCGTCCCGCGCGAAGGTCGCGAGATCGTGGTCGAAGGGCGTTGCGACGGCAACCTTGCGGATGCGCCGCGCGGGAGCGGTGGCTTCGGTTACGACCCGCTGTTCGTGCCGCTCGAGATCGGCGACGGTCGCACGATGGCGGAGCTTACGCAGCAGGAGAAGAACGCAATCAGCCACCGTGGCCGGGCCGCGCAAGCATTGCTCGCCGCGCTCGGCGAGGAGTCATCCCGCTGA
- a CDS encoding GGDEF domain-containing protein, which produces MAVIIGDLDGFKLINDSHGHKVGDQVLREVSERLRRELGPYVPLYRFGGEEFLVLVPDACERDAVALAEHLRRAVRSAPLAGLRVTMSFGVACGGRDGQFDFDEVFREADAALYAAKRRGRDRVCSAGTCPEAALPRRRSNDVEVPEGAAAVTTRAIERDGQTPRTALGEQIESARAEHGNWLVRDELEREHMLDMRDRLERVSALAWLVGGASVIFAVPWYGWAPVLAVLLVAPPFRVLSANLRKMRRPEFPLIAGWTIAQLVMGLAFLYVDGRPLHALIVLIPFASIYAIVLPRRGAIWTGLFSALVMIMAALICDAERALAEPALVAIPLALLGTGCLVGSVVGSSAVAHRSVAVIDELTGLFNRRALEARIAELMAGSEGGEQQVALIVGDIDHFKQINDTHGHALGDRVLSEVAQRLRDSLRAFDAIYRLGGEEFVILLPGTDEQHAEQVAERLRRAIAKEQIEGLEVTMSFGVAASREGVRFDFDRLFVEADSALYEAKRGGRDRVEVRRVPESELATAAA; this is translated from the coding sequence GTGGCGGTGATCATCGGCGACCTCGACGGTTTCAAGTTGATCAACGACAGTCACGGCCACAAGGTCGGCGACCAGGTTCTGCGCGAAGTTTCCGAGCGGCTGCGCCGGGAACTCGGTCCTTATGTGCCGCTCTACCGCTTTGGCGGCGAGGAGTTCCTGGTGCTAGTCCCCGATGCTTGCGAGCGCGACGCGGTCGCGCTAGCTGAGCACTTGCGCAGAGCTGTGCGCTCGGCGCCGCTGGCGGGTCTGCGCGTCACGATGTCGTTCGGTGTCGCTTGCGGCGGCCGCGACGGGCAATTCGACTTCGACGAGGTGTTCCGCGAAGCCGACGCCGCGCTGTACGCGGCGAAGCGCCGCGGTCGCGACCGCGTCTGTTCGGCGGGCACCTGCCCGGAGGCCGCGCTGCCGCGCCGGCGTAGCAACGACGTGGAGGTGCCCGAAGGCGCGGCTGCGGTCACCACGCGTGCGATCGAGCGCGACGGGCAGACGCCCCGCACGGCGCTCGGCGAGCAGATCGAGAGCGCGCGCGCCGAGCACGGAAACTGGCTAGTGCGCGACGAGCTGGAGCGCGAGCACATGCTCGACATGCGCGACCGCCTCGAGCGGGTCTCGGCGCTCGCCTGGCTCGTCGGCGGGGCGTCGGTGATCTTCGCTGTGCCCTGGTACGGCTGGGCGCCGGTGCTGGCGGTGCTGCTCGTTGCACCTCCATTCCGGGTGCTGTCGGCCAACCTGCGCAAGATGCGTCGCCCCGAGTTCCCGTTGATCGCTGGCTGGACGATCGCCCAGCTGGTGATGGGGCTCGCCTTCCTGTACGTCGACGGGCGACCGCTACACGCGCTGATCGTCTTGATCCCGTTCGCGAGTATCTACGCGATTGTGTTGCCTCGGCGCGGTGCGATCTGGACCGGCCTTTTCAGTGCTCTGGTGATGATCATGGCGGCTTTGATCTGCGATGCCGAGCGGGCGCTCGCCGAACCCGCCCTCGTGGCGATTCCGCTGGCGCTGCTCGGTACGGGCTGCCTGGTCGGGTCGGTCGTCGGCAGCTCGGCCGTCGCCCACCGCTCGGTGGCGGTGATCGACGAGCTAACCGGCCTCTTCAACCGGCGCGCGCTCGAAGCGCGGATCGCCGAACTGATGGCAGGTAGCGAGGGCGGCGAACAGCAGGTCGCACTGATCGTCGGTGACATCGACCACTTCAAGCAGATCAACGACACGCATGGTCACGCGCTCGGCGACAGGGTCCTCAGCGAGGTTGCGCAACGTCTGCGCGACTCTTTGCGCGCCTTCGACGCCATCTACCGCCTCGGCGGCGAAGAGTTCGTGATCTTGCTGCCCGGCACTGACGAGCAACACGCCGAGCAGGTCGCGGAGCGTCTGCGGCGGGCTATCGCCAAAGAGCAAATCGAGGGCCTCGAGGTGACGATGTCCTTCGGTGTCGCCGCCTCACGCGAGGGCGTGCGCTTCGACTTCGATCGGCTGTTCGTGGAGGCCGATTCGGCGCTCTACGAGGCTAAGCGCGGGGGACGCGACCGCGTTGAGGTGCGCAGGGTGCCCGAGAGCGAGTTGGCCACCGCGGCCGCCTGA